The Aeromicrobium sp. Leaf245 genome includes a region encoding these proteins:
- a CDS encoding TetR/AcrR family transcriptional regulator: MTTRAQLSQERSRQRRDELVAAAIELFAEGGARAVTHRAVARRAGLPPATTTYYFASIEELLREALRDHIGRWRASLDTLAGFDSGPRTLRVCDVTPTIVGVFSARGPEVAALELSIYLAATRDEALRDEAASALRSFEQLTIGWLTALGVPAPERLAGALLTAVAGTALRRQSGLYSETEEAERMSETLRDLVGAHLLGRDVIDGALAKATGASLD, from the coding sequence ATGACGACGCGGGCACAGCTGTCCCAGGAGCGCAGTCGGCAGCGACGCGACGAGCTCGTCGCCGCCGCCATCGAGCTGTTCGCCGAAGGCGGCGCACGCGCCGTCACGCACCGCGCGGTCGCACGACGAGCCGGGCTCCCCCCGGCCACCACCACCTACTACTTCGCCTCGATCGAGGAGCTGCTCCGCGAGGCCCTGCGCGACCACATCGGACGGTGGCGGGCCTCGCTCGACACGCTGGCCGGCTTCGACTCCGGGCCCCGGACGCTGCGGGTCTGCGACGTGACCCCCACCATCGTGGGCGTGTTCTCGGCCCGTGGTCCCGAGGTCGCCGCCCTCGAGCTCTCGATCTACCTCGCCGCGACCCGCGACGAGGCCCTGCGCGACGAGGCCGCCAGCGCGCTTCGCAGCTTCGAGCAGCTCACCATCGGCTGGCTCACGGCTCTCGGCGTCCCCGCCCCCGAGCGACTCGCCGGCGCCCTCCTGACCGCGGTGGCCGGCACCGCTCTGCGCCGCCAGTCGGGCCTCTACTCCGAGACCGAGGAGGCCGAGCGCATGAGCGAGACCTTGCGCGACCTGGTCGGCGCCCACCTCCTGGGACGAGACGTGATCGACGGGGCTCTCGCCAAAGCGACCGGTGCGTCATTAGACTGA
- a CDS encoding TetR/AcrR family transcriptional regulator, whose amino-acid sequence MTDSTPPGGRARLSQERSRVRRDQLITAAATLFAEGGTKAVTHRSVSEAADVPLATVSYYFASIEQLVDVVFSQTLASWNETWNALQPEPGTVLTPDEVGAIFERLLSDHTSTSAAQQMQVYLATFSRPHLMDDLHAMRANVGASMISLVQAAGVEDSVECVRALSVLYTGALVSITDPSDDIASVAALLRRQVVRVLEDGLRTSS is encoded by the coding sequence ATGACCGACAGCACCCCTCCTGGGGGACGTGCCCGGCTCAGCCAGGAACGCAGCCGGGTCCGCCGTGACCAGCTCATCACCGCCGCGGCCACCCTCTTCGCCGAGGGTGGCACCAAGGCCGTGACCCACCGGTCCGTGAGCGAGGCCGCCGACGTGCCGCTCGCCACGGTGTCCTACTACTTCGCCTCGATCGAGCAGCTCGTCGACGTGGTGTTCAGCCAGACCCTCGCGTCCTGGAACGAGACCTGGAACGCGCTGCAGCCAGAGCCCGGCACCGTCCTCACCCCCGACGAGGTCGGGGCCATCTTCGAGCGGCTGCTCTCCGACCACACCTCGACGTCGGCTGCGCAGCAGATGCAGGTCTACCTGGCGACGTTCTCCAGGCCCCACCTCATGGACGACCTGCACGCCATGCGGGCCAACGTGGGTGCGTCGATGATCTCGCTCGTCCAGGCCGCCGGCGTGGAGGACAGCGTCGAGTGCGTCCGGGCGCTGTCGGTGCTCTACACCGGAGCCCTCGTGTCGATCACCGACCCGTCGGACGACATCGCCTCCGTGGCCGCGCTGCTGCGCCGCCAGGTCGTGCGCGTCCTCGAGGACGGTCTGCGCACGAGCTCCTGA
- the purH gene encoding bifunctional phosphoribosylaminoimidazolecarboxamide formyltransferase/IMP cyclohydrolase produces the protein MSTRQIKRALVSVYDKTGLEQLAQALHAADVAIVSTGSTARTIEAAGVPVTPVEELTGFPECLDGRVKTLHPRVHAGILADTRLESHTAQLAELGVEPFDLVVVNLYPFRETVASGATPDECVEQIDIGGPSMVRAAAKNHPSVAIVTSPDAYADVSQALAGGGFTLEQRKRLAAQAFAHTAAYDVAVAEWFAGEYTRDESVDGGWPAFAGSAGTLTSVLRYGENPHQQAALYADGTGGLASAEQLHGKEMSYNNYVDTDAARRAAFDHDEPAVAIIKHANPCGIAVGADVAQAHARAHACDPVSAFGGVIAANRPVSVAMAEQVAEVFTEVIVAPDYEPGAVEVLQGKKNIRILRSPAPAQTDGAATDTEVRPISGGRLVQQVDHVDAAGDDPASWTLVSGDPADDALLADLAFAWTAVRAVKSNAILLAKDGGSVGIGMGQVNRVDSCRLAVERAGEDRARGAVAASDAFFPFADGPQILIDAGVRAIVQPGGSVRDDETIAAAQAAGVTMYVTGTRHFFH, from the coding sequence ATGAGCACACGACAGATCAAGCGCGCCCTCGTCTCGGTGTACGACAAGACCGGGCTCGAGCAGCTGGCCCAGGCGCTGCACGCCGCCGACGTCGCCATCGTCTCGACCGGGTCGACGGCCCGCACCATCGAGGCCGCGGGCGTCCCCGTGACACCGGTCGAGGAGCTGACCGGCTTCCCCGAGTGCCTCGACGGCCGGGTCAAGACCCTGCACCCGCGCGTGCACGCCGGCATCCTGGCCGACACCCGGCTGGAGTCCCACACGGCCCAGCTGGCCGAGCTGGGCGTGGAGCCGTTCGACCTCGTCGTCGTCAACCTCTATCCCTTCCGCGAGACGGTGGCCTCGGGCGCCACGCCGGACGAGTGCGTCGAGCAGATCGACATCGGCGGTCCCTCGATGGTGCGCGCGGCCGCCAAGAACCACCCGAGCGTCGCGATCGTGACCTCGCCCGACGCCTACGCCGACGTCTCGCAGGCGCTGGCCGGCGGCGGCTTCACGCTCGAGCAGCGCAAGCGGCTCGCGGCCCAGGCCTTCGCCCACACCGCCGCGTACGACGTGGCCGTCGCCGAGTGGTTCGCCGGCGAGTACACGCGTGACGAGTCGGTCGACGGGGGCTGGCCGGCCTTCGCAGGGTCCGCCGGCACGCTGACGTCGGTGCTGCGGTACGGCGAGAACCCGCACCAGCAGGCCGCTCTCTACGCCGACGGCACCGGTGGTCTCGCCTCCGCCGAGCAGCTGCACGGCAAGGAGATGAGCTACAACAACTACGTCGACACCGACGCGGCGCGACGCGCGGCGTTCGACCACGACGAGCCCGCCGTGGCGATCATCAAGCACGCCAACCCGTGCGGGATCGCCGTCGGCGCCGACGTGGCGCAGGCGCACGCCCGCGCCCACGCGTGCGACCCGGTGTCCGCCTTCGGTGGCGTCATCGCCGCCAACCGGCCGGTGAGCGTGGCGATGGCCGAGCAGGTGGCCGAGGTCTTCACCGAGGTGATCGTGGCCCCCGACTACGAGCCGGGCGCCGTGGAGGTGCTGCAGGGCAAGAAGAACATCAGGATCCTGCGGTCACCCGCGCCGGCGCAGACCGACGGCGCCGCGACCGACACGGAGGTGCGCCCGATCTCGGGTGGGCGACTGGTCCAGCAGGTCGACCACGTCGACGCCGCAGGTGACGACCCCGCCTCCTGGACGCTGGTGTCCGGCGATCCGGCCGACGACGCGCTCCTCGCCGACCTGGCCTTCGCCTGGACGGCGGTCCGAGCGGTCAAGTCGAACGCCATCCTCCTGGCCAAGGACGGCGGGTCGGTGGGCATCGGCATGGGACAGGTCAACCGGGTCGACTCGTGCCGTCTGGCCGTCGAGCGAGCGGGCGAGGACCGGGCCCGGGGTGCCGTGGCCGCGTCGGACGCGTTCTTCCCGTTCGCCGACGGTCCGCAGATCCTCATCGACGCGGGCGTGCGCGCCATCGTCCAGCCGGGCGGGTCGGTGCGTGACGACGAGACGATCGCCGCAGCGCAGGCTGCGGGCGTGACGATGTACGTGACCGGGACGCGTCACTTCTTCCACTGA
- the purN gene encoding phosphoribosylglycinamide formyltransferase has protein sequence MPQSPRRQSARLVVLVSGSGTNLQALIDATTDPTYGATIVAVGADRDGIEGLARAERAGVPTFVERLGDHPDRDSWDAALTEQVAAHEPDLVVLAGFMKLAGPHFLARFGGRTLNTHPALSPSFPGMHGPRDALAYGVKITGATLFVVDAGVDTGPIVAQVAVPVLPEDDETTLHERIKTSERRMLVDSVGELARRGFTLNDRTIELGDPA, from the coding sequence GTGCCCCAGAGTCCGCGACGTCAGAGCGCTCGCCTCGTCGTCCTCGTCTCCGGCTCCGGCACCAACCTCCAGGCCCTGATCGACGCGACGACTGACCCGACCTACGGCGCCACGATCGTCGCGGTCGGCGCCGACCGCGACGGCATCGAGGGACTCGCCCGCGCGGAGCGTGCAGGCGTCCCCACGTTCGTCGAGCGGCTCGGCGACCACCCCGACCGCGACTCCTGGGACGCTGCCCTGACCGAGCAGGTCGCCGCCCACGAACCCGACCTCGTCGTCCTCGCCGGCTTCATGAAGCTCGCCGGACCCCACTTCCTGGCCCGCTTCGGCGGTCGCACGCTCAACACGCACCCGGCGCTCTCGCCGTCGTTCCCCGGCATGCACGGCCCCCGTGACGCGCTCGCGTACGGCGTCAAGATCACCGGGGCCACGCTGTTCGTCGTCGACGCCGGGGTCGACACCGGGCCGATCGTGGCCCAGGTGGCCGTGCCGGTGCTCCCCGAGGACGACGAGACCACGCTGCACGAACGCATCAAGACCAGCGAGCGTCGCATGCTCGTCGACTCCGTCGGCGAGCTGGCGCGCCGCGGCTTCACCCTCAACGACCGCACCATCGAGCTCGGAGACCCTGCATGA
- a CDS encoding DUF6350 family protein: MNPTVATAPLRPGFLTAILTVITALVLGSGVALLSGADLVPALRTGARAWLVLQGSGLELQGATLGLVPLGGVLLCVALTARVAHAMTPDPVDSPGAFAATVAGTCGVLAAVLASVASTPSIVVHPVRAAAAAFVVSGVGAALGATLPHGRGRDLWPDAWRRADVRQAVRAGALGALVLLAAAAVVVLALLVLHVDRASQLWALLDPGLAGAPALALLCLLAVPTMVAWATSVLLGPGFVLGSQTSVDLTGSQLGAVPGLPVLAALPAPGAFGDVVVALGLLPVLAGFVAGWRLPRSSGPLLGIHDRPVLARCAQGAVAGGVAGLLVGVVVGISGGAVGPGRLAEAGPPALTPLLVAVPVMALGGALGALASHYRGARAPESATSERSPRRPRLRLRHQPPGPDRRDD, from the coding sequence GTGAACCCGACCGTCGCGACCGCACCGCTGCGTCCGGGCTTCCTCACCGCGATCCTGACCGTGATCACGGCCTTGGTGCTGGGCTCGGGGGTGGCGCTGCTGAGCGGGGCCGACCTCGTCCCGGCGCTGCGCACGGGCGCCCGCGCCTGGCTCGTCCTCCAAGGCTCCGGCCTCGAGCTCCAGGGCGCCACGCTCGGTCTCGTGCCGCTCGGCGGGGTGCTGCTGTGCGTGGCGCTGACCGCTCGGGTGGCGCACGCCATGACGCCGGACCCGGTGGACTCGCCGGGCGCGTTCGCCGCCACCGTCGCGGGGACCTGTGGCGTGCTCGCCGCCGTCCTGGCCAGCGTGGCCAGCACTCCCTCGATCGTCGTGCACCCCGTGCGCGCGGCAGCGGCGGCCTTCGTGGTCTCCGGTGTCGGCGCCGCGCTCGGGGCCACGCTCCCGCACGGACGCGGCCGTGACCTCTGGCCCGACGCGTGGCGTCGGGCCGACGTCCGCCAGGCCGTGCGCGCCGGCGCCCTGGGCGCGCTCGTCCTGCTCGCCGCGGCCGCGGTCGTGGTGCTCGCGCTGCTGGTGCTGCACGTCGACCGGGCGTCGCAGCTGTGGGCCCTCCTCGATCCGGGTCTCGCGGGTGCTCCGGCCCTCGCGCTGCTCTGCCTGCTCGCCGTGCCGACCATGGTCGCCTGGGCGACGTCGGTCCTGCTCGGCCCCGGCTTCGTCCTCGGGTCCCAGACGTCGGTCGACCTCACGGGGTCCCAGCTCGGTGCCGTCCCGGGGCTGCCGGTGCTGGCGGCCCTGCCCGCGCCCGGCGCCTTCGGCGACGTCGTGGTCGCGCTCGGTCTGCTGCCCGTGCTCGCCGGGTTCGTGGCCGGGTGGCGGCTGCCGCGCTCGTCCGGTCCGCTGCTGGGCATCCACGACCGGCCCGTGCTCGCCCGGTGCGCCCAGGGCGCGGTGGCCGGCGGCGTCGCGGGCCTGCTCGTGGGGGTCGTGGTGGGCATCTCCGGGGGCGCCGTGGGTCCCGGACGCCTCGCGGAGGCGGGCCCGCCCGCACTCACGCCCCTGCTCGTCGCGGTGCCCGTCATGGCCCTGGGCGGTGCGCTCGGTGCGTTGGCGTCGCACTATCGTGGCGCCCGTGCCCCAGAGTCCGCGACGTCAGAGCGCTCGCCTCGTCGTCCTCGTCTCCGGCTCCGGCACCAACCTCCAGGCCCTGATCGACGCGACGACTGA
- a CDS encoding sigma-70 family RNA polymerase sigma factor, translated as MTRVDEFTSFYEATSATCLRAVYAMCGDRQVAQEATVDAYRRAWRDWSKIRQRDPLAYVRTEAWKLTALSRGTHPLRRRHEEDADTALLEALHDLSADDRRLIVLLTLGDTDLDQASREVGVSAEEGIEAVTTALDGLEKRLDLSLADLEDRLKGLGAVTGQLSMPGADEVRTAARRGRRRNTVALVAASVVAVLAGGLVATDGDALATQSDLPYREKLGAERPDLVLEARKITAENLLSPAQVARLDPDQRWSSSGTDEDPKNETPYATCPPQRFADSDPLRVFVRTFAGSGDADDRVAESIEVSRDTAAAEKAYDTTLGWYADCSHPRVQLVGSYVVKRPFGDFQILRLRSHRSPQKVFTVGLAHSGRVTSTLVHERTGASGPDIQAFATALNASVEKVCRDSGGRCTDDFEVVRTIPPRTSSSVAFLGTVDLPPIADIDKVWSGTRPLRPETNPAATQCDEADFRRKGLESTASRVFVIPDAVGVPAEFGITETVGRYSSDDAAKKLVDKVRDDIDDCPDANLSAEVTQEKKIEGSGFSGRSWKISLEVSEGDRVVIRTGIVRRGKAVAQVTMTPVGDYDVDRKTWEALVKRAGERLTYAPTS; from the coding sequence ATGACCCGCGTCGACGAGTTCACCAGCTTCTACGAGGCGACCTCGGCGACCTGTCTGCGTGCGGTGTACGCCATGTGCGGCGACCGCCAGGTGGCCCAGGAGGCCACCGTCGACGCCTACCGTCGGGCCTGGCGCGACTGGTCGAAGATCCGCCAGCGCGACCCGCTCGCCTACGTCCGCACCGAGGCGTGGAAGCTCACCGCGCTCAGCCGTGGCACCCATCCCCTGCGACGCCGCCACGAGGAGGACGCCGACACCGCGCTCCTCGAGGCGCTGCACGACCTGTCGGCCGACGACCGCCGTCTCATCGTCCTGCTGACCCTGGGCGACACGGACCTCGACCAGGCCTCGCGCGAGGTCGGGGTGAGCGCCGAGGAGGGCATCGAGGCGGTCACCACGGCGCTCGACGGCCTCGAGAAGCGCCTCGACCTCTCGCTCGCCGACCTCGAGGACCGGCTCAAGGGCCTCGGCGCCGTCACCGGGCAGCTCAGCATGCCCGGAGCCGACGAGGTGCGGACGGCAGCGCGTCGAGGTCGACGCCGCAACACCGTCGCGCTCGTCGCGGCGAGCGTCGTCGCCGTGCTCGCCGGCGGGCTGGTGGCCACCGACGGCGACGCCCTGGCCACGCAGAGCGACCTGCCGTACCGCGAGAAGCTCGGCGCGGAGCGCCCCGACCTGGTGCTCGAGGCACGCAAGATCACCGCCGAGAACCTGCTGTCCCCGGCCCAGGTGGCCCGGCTCGACCCCGACCAGCGGTGGTCGTCGTCGGGAACCGACGAGGACCCGAAGAACGAGACCCCGTACGCCACGTGCCCGCCGCAGCGCTTCGCCGACTCCGATCCCCTGCGGGTCTTCGTGCGCACGTTCGCCGGCAGCGGCGACGCCGATGACCGGGTCGCCGAGTCGATCGAGGTCTCGCGCGACACCGCCGCCGCGGAGAAGGCCTACGACACCACGCTGGGCTGGTACGCCGACTGCAGCCACCCACGCGTCCAGCTGGTCGGCTCCTACGTGGTTAAGCGCCCGTTCGGCGACTTCCAGATCCTGCGCCTGCGGTCCCACCGGTCGCCGCAGAAGGTCTTCACCGTCGGCCTCGCGCACTCCGGCCGCGTCACCAGCACGCTGGTCCACGAGCGCACCGGAGCCTCGGGCCCGGACATCCAGGCGTTCGCGACGGCGCTCAACGCGTCCGTCGAGAAGGTCTGCCGTGACAGCGGCGGACGCTGCACCGACGACTTCGAGGTCGTCCGGACCATCCCGCCGCGCACGTCGAGCTCGGTGGCCTTCCTGGGCACCGTCGACCTGCCGCCGATCGCCGACATCGACAAGGTGTGGTCGGGCACCCGACCGCTGCGACCGGAGACCAACCCCGCAGCCACCCAGTGCGACGAGGCCGACTTCCGCCGCAAGGGCTTGGAGTCCACCGCCTCGCGCGTCTTCGTCATCCCCGACGCCGTCGGCGTCCCCGCCGAGTTCGGCATCACCGAGACGGTCGGGCGGTACTCCAGCGACGACGCGGCGAAGAAGCTCGTCGACAAGGTGCGCGACGACATCGACGACTGCCCCGACGCGAACCTCTCCGCGGAGGTGACCCAGGAGAAGAAGATCGAGGGCTCCGGCTTCAGCGGCCGGTCCTGGAAGATCAGCCTCGAGGTCTCCGAGGGCGACCGCGTCGTCATCCGCACGGGCATCGTGCGGCGGGGCAAGGCCGTCGCCCAGGTGACCATGACGCCCGTGGGCGACTACGACGTGGACCGCAAGACCTGGGAGGCCCTCGTCAAGCGGGCCGGTGAGCGCCTCACCTACGCCCCGACCTCCTGA
- the sucD gene encoding succinate--CoA ligase subunit alpha, which yields MSIFLTKDSKVIVQGITGGEGSKHTARMLAAGTNIVGGVNARKAGTTVTHTDASGAEVELPVFGTVAEAIEKTGADVSVAFVPPAFTKDAVIEAIDAEIGLLVIITEGVPVQDSAEFWAYAQGKKTRIIGPNCPGIITPGEALAGITPANIAGKGPIGLVSKSGTLTYQMMFELRDFGFSTAIGIGGDPIIGTTHIDALEAFEADPETKAIVMIGEIGGDAEEKAAAYIKANVTKPVVGYVAGFTAPEGKTMGHAGAIVSDGAGTAQGKKEALEAAGVKVGKTPSETAELMREILNG from the coding sequence ATGTCGATCTTCCTGACCAAGGACTCCAAGGTCATCGTCCAGGGCATCACCGGCGGCGAGGGCTCCAAGCACACCGCCCGCATGCTGGCGGCCGGCACGAACATCGTGGGCGGCGTCAACGCCCGCAAGGCCGGCACGACCGTCACCCACACCGACGCCTCCGGCGCCGAGGTGGAGCTGCCGGTCTTCGGCACCGTGGCCGAGGCCATCGAGAAGACGGGCGCCGACGTCAGCGTCGCGTTCGTCCCGCCCGCGTTCACCAAGGACGCCGTGATCGAGGCCATCGACGCCGAGATCGGGCTGCTCGTCATCATCACCGAGGGCGTCCCCGTCCAGGACTCCGCGGAGTTCTGGGCCTACGCCCAGGGCAAGAAGACGCGCATCATCGGCCCGAACTGCCCCGGCATCATCACGCCGGGCGAGGCGCTCGCCGGGATCACGCCCGCCAACATCGCGGGCAAGGGCCCCATCGGCCTGGTGTCGAAGTCGGGCACGCTGACCTACCAGATGATGTTCGAGCTGCGCGACTTCGGCTTCTCGACCGCCATCGGCATCGGCGGCGACCCGATCATCGGCACCACCCACATCGACGCCCTCGAGGCGTTCGAGGCCGACCCCGAGACGAAGGCGATCGTGATGATCGGCGAGATCGGTGGCGACGCGGAGGAGAAGGCGGCGGCCTACATCAAGGCCAACGTCACCAAGCCCGTCGTCGGCTACGTGGCCGGCTTCACCGCTCCCGAGGGCAAGACGATGGGCCACGCCGGCGCCATCGTGTCCGACGGCGCGGGCACGGCGCAGGGCAAGAAGGAGGCCCTCGAGGCCGCCGGGGTCAAGGTCGGCAAGACGCCGTCCGAGACCGCCGAGCTCATGCGCGAGATCCTCAACGGCTGA
- the sucC gene encoding ADP-forming succinate--CoA ligase subunit beta gives MDLMEYQAKELFAKHGVATTLGTVVQTADEAKAAAEQMGGVTVVKAQVKAGGRGKAGGVKLAKTADEAYEHASNILGMEIKGLTVNRVLVTPATPPVEEYYFSFLLDRSNRSYLCIASVEGGVEIEEVAKTNPEAVRQIPIDADAGVDEAKAREIVADAKFPAELADQAVAMVQSLWKVFVEEDATLVEVNPLARLDGDKLEALDGKVSLDDNASEVRHPEHEDFVIHEEADPLEAKAKEKGLNYVKLDGEVGIIGNGAGLVMSTLDVVAYAGEKHGDVKPANFLDIGGGASAQVMADGLDVILGDPQVKSVFVNVFGGITSCDAVANGIKGALELLGDGATKPLVVRLDGNNVDEGRAILDELNHPLVTQVDTMDGAADKAAELANG, from the coding sequence GTGGATCTGATGGAATACCAGGCGAAGGAGCTCTTCGCCAAGCATGGCGTCGCGACGACGCTCGGCACGGTCGTGCAGACCGCCGACGAAGCCAAGGCAGCAGCTGAGCAGATGGGCGGCGTGACCGTCGTCAAGGCTCAGGTGAAGGCCGGCGGTCGCGGCAAGGCAGGCGGCGTCAAGCTCGCCAAGACGGCCGACGAGGCCTACGAGCACGCCTCCAACATCCTGGGCATGGAGATCAAGGGCCTCACGGTCAACCGCGTGCTCGTCACGCCGGCCACGCCCCCGGTCGAGGAGTACTACTTCTCGTTCCTGCTCGACCGCTCCAACCGCAGCTACCTGTGCATCGCGAGCGTCGAGGGTGGTGTGGAGATCGAGGAGGTCGCCAAGACCAACCCCGAGGCCGTGCGCCAGATCCCGATCGACGCCGACGCCGGTGTCGACGAGGCCAAGGCCCGCGAGATCGTGGCCGACGCGAAGTTCCCCGCCGAGCTCGCCGACCAGGCCGTGGCCATGGTCCAGTCGCTCTGGAAGGTCTTCGTCGAGGAGGACGCCACCCTCGTCGAGGTCAACCCGCTCGCCCGTCTCGACGGCGACAAGCTCGAGGCGCTCGACGGCAAGGTGTCGCTCGACGACAACGCCTCCGAGGTGCGCCACCCCGAGCACGAGGACTTCGTGATCCACGAGGAGGCCGACCCGCTCGAGGCGAAGGCCAAGGAGAAGGGCCTCAACTACGTCAAGCTCGACGGCGAGGTCGGCATCATCGGCAACGGCGCGGGACTCGTCATGAGCACCCTCGACGTGGTCGCCTACGCCGGCGAGAAGCACGGCGACGTGAAGCCGGCGAACTTCCTCGACATCGGTGGCGGAGCGTCGGCGCAGGTCATGGCCGACGGTCTCGACGTCATCCTCGGTGACCCGCAGGTCAAGAGCGTCTTCGTGAACGTCTTCGGCGGCATCACGTCGTGCGACGCCGTCGCGAACGGCATCAAGGGCGCGCTCGAGCTGCTCGGCGACGGCGCCACCAAGCCGCTCGTGGTCCGTCTCGACGGCAACAACGTCGACGAGGGCCGCGCGATCCTGGACGAGCTGAACCACCCGCTCGTGACGCAGGTGGACACCATGGACGGTGCGGCCGACAAGGCCGCCGAGCTGGCGAACGGCTGA
- a CDS encoding M23 family metallopeptidase has product MSSSAPKRRLDVRQQTPRDTLPGGRRAVSRPQRRRRSFRLTPAAAGAFALVVAGIGAGAFSSQADRGALQSGYQTISASYTGTQDVDVTPEIDKATLQRQTEQQASQKLKVDEELRDKAQNVADEYKSNQWVLPVTGYRLTARFGQASSLWSSTHTGLDFAGPSGSTIVSVAAGTVTSAGYEGAYGNRTIVTLDDGTEIWYCHQSRVSVNVGDKVGAGQTIGYTGSTGNVTGPHLHLEVHPGGGGPVDPDAALREHGVTP; this is encoded by the coding sequence GTGTCTTCGTCTGCCCCCAAACGTCGCCTCGACGTACGGCAGCAGACCCCTCGCGACACGCTCCCCGGCGGACGTCGGGCCGTCAGCCGCCCGCAGCGCCGTCGTCGGAGCTTCCGGCTGACGCCCGCCGCAGCGGGTGCCTTCGCCCTCGTCGTCGCAGGCATCGGAGCCGGCGCCTTCTCGTCGCAGGCCGACCGCGGTGCGCTGCAGTCGGGCTACCAGACGATCTCGGCCAGCTACACCGGCACGCAGGACGTCGACGTCACCCCCGAGATCGACAAGGCGACGCTCCAGCGCCAGACGGAGCAGCAGGCCTCGCAGAAGCTCAAGGTCGACGAGGAGCTGCGCGACAAGGCGCAGAACGTCGCCGACGAGTACAAGTCCAACCAGTGGGTCCTGCCCGTCACCGGCTACCGCCTCACGGCGCGCTTCGGCCAGGCCAGCTCGCTGTGGTCGAGCACCCACACCGGCCTCGACTTCGCCGGGCCGTCCGGCTCGACGATCGTCTCGGTCGCCGCGGGCACCGTGACGTCGGCCGGCTACGAGGGTGCCTACGGCAACCGCACCATCGTCACGCTCGACGACGGCACCGAGATCTGGTACTGCCACCAGAGCCGGGTCTCCGTCAACGTCGGCGACAAGGTCGGCGCCGGCCAGACGATCGGCTACACCGGCTCCACGGGCAACGTCACCGGCCCGCACCTGCACCTCGAGGTGCACCCGGGCGGCGGCGGACCCGTCGACCCCGACGCTGCGCTCCGCGAGCACGGCGTCACCCCCTGA